From Mya arenaria isolate MELC-2E11 chromosome 1, ASM2691426v1, a single genomic window includes:
- the LOC128244468 gene encoding 17-beta-hydroxysteroid dehydrogenase type 6-like, protein MSWCCLLSSYSFFGFVLLCLYLLIKSYRFKQKLASFKDRYVLITGCDTGFGHKLAKRLDVLGFKVFAACFTQNGVEELSSTCSKNVTPIRMDVTNDDSINKAVEEVTNLLPDDKGLWAVVNNAGVLGTTSGPTFWATRADYDNVLAVNLYGVVLVTNAFMPLIMKEKGRVVNTSSIAGRFAFANAPYAVSKYGVEAFSDNLRRDVYKTGVTVHMLEPGFHKTPLLNIETQKKRIEQKLKTLPEVWKKDLPSDIADIMSKRFSGFIDKVGSSNLDLVVGAYEHAVTAKHPKYRYVVGWDANYFFRPLWMLPEWLSDFILSRL, encoded by the exons ATGAGCTGGTGTTGCTTATTGTCAAGTTATTCTTTCTTTGGCTTTGTATTGCTGTGCCTGTATCTTTTAATTAAATCCTACCGATTTAAGCAGAAATTAGCGAGTTTTAAAGACAGATATGTACTAATAACCGGATGCGACACAGGATTCGGACACAAACTAGCAAAACGCTTAGACGTGCTGggttttaaagtttttgcagCGTGTTTCACACAGAATGGAGTGGAAGAATTATCATCAACCTGCTCTAAGAACGTCACTCCAATTCGAATGGACGTTACGAACGATGACAGTATAAACAAGGCGGTGGAAGAAGTGACGAACCTCTTACCTGATGATAAGG GCTTATGGGCGGTGGTAAACAACGCGGGAGTCTTGGGAACCACATCGGGTCCAACGTTCTGGGCTACACGGGCCGATTACGACAACGTCCTCGCCGTCAATCTGTACGGGGTGGTACTGGTCACCAACGCCTTCATGCCGCTCATTATGAAGGAGAAGGGAAGGGTGGTGAACACGTCCAGCATCGCCGGGAGGTTCGCTTTCGCGAACGCGCCGTACGCAGTGTCCAAATATGGCGTCGAGGCGTTCTCGGATAACTTGAG GAGGGACGTATACAAGACGGGAGTGACTGTCCACATGTTGGAGCCTGGCTTCCACAAGACGCCCCTCTTAAACATTGAGACTCAGAAGAAGAGAATCGAGCAGAAACTGAAAACACTGCCAGAGGTCTGGAAGAAAGACTTGCCATCAGACATTGCGGATATAA tgtCCAAGCGATTCTCTGGCTTTATTGACAAGGTAGGCAGCAGTAACCTTGACCTCGTTGTTGGCGCATACGAACACGCCGTCACTGCAAAGCACCCTAAATACAG ATATGTGGTAGGCTGGGATGCCAACTACTTCTTCCGCCCTCTTTGGATGTTGCCAGAATGGCTCAGCGACTTCATTTTGTCCAGGCTTTAA
- the LOC128244563 gene encoding 17-beta-hydroxysteroid dehydrogenase type 6-like codes for MSWCCLLSSYSFFGLALLCLYLFIKSYRFKQKLASFKDRYVLITGCDSGFGHKLAKRLDVLGFKVFAACFTQNGMEELSSTCTKNVNPIRMDVTNDDSIKRAVEEVTKLLPDKKGLWAVVNNAGVLGTTSGPTFWATRADYDNVLAVNLYGVVLVTNAFMPLIMKEKGRVVNTSSIAGRFAFGNAPYAVSKHGVEAFSDNLRRDVYKTGVTVHMLEPGFHKTPLLSVEAQKKRTEQKLKTLPEVWKKDLPSDIADIMAKRFSGFVDKVGSSNLDLVVDAYEHAVTAKYPKYRYVVGWDANYIFRPLWMAPEWFSDFILSRL; via the exons ATGAGCTGGTGTTGCTTATTGTCAAGTTATTCATTCTTTGGCTTGGCATTGCTGTGCCTGTATCTTTTCATTAAATCCTACCGATTTAAACAGAAATTAGCGAGTTTTAAAGACAGATATGTACTAATAACTGGGTGCGACTCAGGATTCGGACACAAACTAGCAAAACGTTTGGACGTGCTGGGTTTTAAAGTCTTTGCAGCGTGTTTCACACAGAATGGAATGGAAGAATTATCATCTACCTGCACTAAGAACGTCAATCCAATTCGAATGGACGTAACGAACGATGACAGTATAAAAAGGGCGGTGGAAGAAGTCACGAAACTCTTACCTGACAAAAAGG GCCTATGGGCAGTGGTTAACAACGCGGGAGTATTGGGAACCACATCGGGTCCAACGTTCTGGGCGACACGGGCCGACTACGACAACGTTCTAGCCGTCAATCTGTACGGGGTGGTACTGGTCACCAACGCCTTCATGCCGCTCATTATGAAGGAGAAGGGAAGGGTAGTGAATACGTCCAGCATCGCCGGGAGGTTCGCTTTCGGGAACGCGCCTTACGCGGTGTCCAAACATGGCGTCGAGGCGTTCTCGGATAATTTGAG GAGGGACGTATACAAGACGGGAGTAACAGTCCACATGTTGGAGCCTGGCTTCCACAAGACTCCCCTCTTAAGCGTTGAGGCTCAGAAGAAGAGAACCGAGCAGAAACTGAAAACACTGCCAGAGGTCTGGAAGAAAGACTTGCCATCAGACATTGCGGACATAA TGGCCAAGCGTTTCTCGGGCTTTGTGGACAAGGTAGGCAGCAGCAACCTTGACCTCGTTGTTGATGCCTATGAACACGCCGTCACTGCAAAGTACCCCAAATACAG aTATGTGGTAGGCTGGGACGCCAATTACATCTTCCGCCCTCTTTGGATGGCGCCGGAATGGTTCAGCGACTTCATTTTGTCCAGGCTTTAA